The Coffea arabica cultivar ET-39 chromosome 10e, Coffea Arabica ET-39 HiFi, whole genome shotgun sequence region tttaccTTTTGTGTAATTTTCTATAAGTTGTGCAATTGGTGTAATTGACGATGATGCTAAAATTTATTGAGCTTTTTTCATTGCTGAACacttttgcaaaatatcctaTCAGATATAGTTGttttgcatcaattttttgctgtTCTATTTTTGGTATTTGAAATATGAAAGGTGCAATTCCCTAAACAGTCTATCTGTTTGTTTAGTTTACGGATGAAAATGGACAGCGGCAACATGTGTGGCAGACATCATGGGCTATTAGTACGCGATTTGTTGGAGGTATTATCATGACTCATGGGGATGATACTGGCTTAATGCTTCCACCTAAGCTGGCACCTGTACAGGTATTCAAAAAGGTCTTCTACTggttgtttgttttatttctctGATACTAATGTTTGCCTGTGATCTGTTTTATGTTAGCCTTTGCTTGTTTTGCTTTTAGCGTTAGCAGTTTATGTGACTTTGTACTGGTCTTGAGTGCTAACTGTGATTTATCAAATGCCTGAGTTGGACTTTAACTTTTTCAAATCTTTGTTGCACAAGAGCTTCtctatttattaatttttcatATTCATTACATACATGCAGAGAAGAATCTTCTTCTAACAGAGACTGATTAATTGTTTCTAAGCGTACTGCttgtttttggttgttttactgATTAATTGTTTCTACGCTCCTTGGTATGCCTGATTGGCTGATTCCTCGtgatttcatttatttgttattttttggGGGATTTTTTTGGTCATGGTGAATTGGATGTAAGTTTTTTTTATGGTTTTGATGAATTAGAGCCTGATGTGTTTAATTACTTTTAGATCCgtgtcttttcttttcttttgattgtaatagtcgaATTCGGATCTTTGCGAATAAGATTGCTGTGATTTTGCTCTGCTGTATATTTATGTGTGGATTCATATGCACTGCCAGTTTTTTGTCTGTTGCCGTGTATGATATTTAGGAGACAGATGGACTAGCATGGAAGACTACTGTGTTGGAATGCGAGATTGATTTTTGACATCATTATATTTgctgatttgaagtgattttgAGCTGTTCTTGTTAGGGAAGATGTaaagaagtttttttttctgttttcttttccccGTGATGAATTTGTAGGTGTGGGCACTGTAAGAAGCCTGCTCCAGAGTACGAGAAGCTAAGTGCGAATTTCAAGAAAGCTAAATctattttgattggaaaggttAGCTCTTCTGCTCTTTTATGATCCATTGACCCTTTCAAATATGGTAGGAAAAGTCTCATTTTTACTCTAGGTTCATAGTGTTGCTATATCAATTAGAACATTTCCCATGGGTTATTAAGTAGTTTAGCTAAAGTCTCATTTTTACTCTAAAGCTTGTAACTTCTGGGAATGTTACTATTGCATTGCTGTAGAGAGCTCAGATATGATGCAATATTCATGGCTTTTGCCATGCTATTGTGGTGGGTTtgttttaatgaattttgtagTTGTACATTATTAAGGGTTTTGCCATTTTATGAATCatctatctttttgtttttttctgatCACTTTAGGAGTTGTCATCCTTGGAAGTTTCATTAATATAGAGCAAGATGCTATGGCAAAACTCTCTCAGACAACCTATACAGTTATTTCATGTTAAAAAAGTGcttacatttttcttttcatccttGCAAACTAGATATGCTCTATTTGATTTCCATCACTAAAATCTTGAGAAAATGGAACCTGAGGTCCATCGCTATCTGGTTGCTTGTTGGCATCAACATCAGTTTAACTTTCTTAACTGTTGTGAATCTTCTATTTTGCATCTGATTTAATTTCAATACTTAAAAGATTAATCAATGTTTTCGCTGTGAATTATAACAAAAATAAGTTTAGGTTTTGAACTTTTATCAAATTGTATCTGTTGTAGGTGGACTGCAATGAGCATAAGAGCCTTTGTAGCAAATATGGTGTTTCTGGTTGCCCGACCGTCCAATGGCTTCCAAAAGGTTCTTTGGAGCCCAAAAAGTGAGTATATGTGAAATATTGGAGTTTTCAAAGGGTCTTTGTTTTTTTTACTTGCAATGTTGAAATGATATCTGTCTTGATGTTGACTCTATGTAAATATAACTTCCATGCCTTGAGTTCATACAATTGTATTCCTcatgaatttatttttattctcaGATATGAAGGTGCACGATCTGCAGAAGCCTTGCTAAGTTTGTGAACAGTGGAGAAGGTAATGTTATTGGCTAGCTGGCTTGTATTTTGTGGTCCATAAGTGTAATCCATGTTAACAAGTTTGGTAGATTTACATTAAACCATATTTGGGTAAAAGTGTTGAATAATCCACGAGGTTGTTAAAATCCAATCCATACCactatttctttaattctttcttctATTTCGATTTTTCCCTTACCAAAAGGTCTATCTACAATGGATTATTTCCGGTTATGATAGCACTGAAGGCTACGATTaagagacaggttagtttttgATTTGCTTCTTATGtggttttaattcttttttctgttACTAACCCTGAATTGCTACCAGTGATGACAAAGAAACTGTTCAGCGTAATTTTAATGGTGGCCAAAGTAGCCAGCTTAAGAAGTTGTATGAATTCAGCCTTATTCTTTTAACTCCGATTAAATATCAGCACCTTGGCCAtgtgattttcttgttttattctttattgTTTGTTTCACGGGATAGGTACCCCTCGATTACCTTGAAGCTGGTGCTAATATCGTAATATCTGCATCATATCAGGTTATATGGCtgtctttttaaatttttccattttttgggcCTTCCTAAAGATATCGTTTAATTATTATTGAAAGAATTTATCATGAAGTTGAAGCTTTTGATTTGTCTTGTTTGTCATTGCTATAAAATGATGGAAACCAAATTTGTCTTGAAATAtttcaatctttgaaaatttaatgtaattttcttcttcttaaatTTAGTTATGCGGATGATGTATTTCAAACACTTCCAAATTTAGTTATGTGCATTAAGTAGATCTTAATATCCTTTATTCTGATGTCTCTCTGTAGCTTGGGATTGCTATGGTTGAACGGGCACTTAGGCACTCTTTTTGCAATACCGACTAGAATGCTTTAAGATTGTAAGGTACGTAAGCTCGGTGTCTTGCTTGCCTAAGGACAAGAAGAGACGTGTAGCTTGCATATCTTTGCTTTTTGTcttccttttatcttttgatTTCCTTCTCTTACTCTGCATGAGTTTTTATTAGTTAAAGGTAAAAAGTAAAAACCATGGCGGGTTCATTGtaatgttatttttttctttctttgtataAAGTTATTGATTACTCTTATTTGGAAAATGGATTTCCTTGTTCAGAAAAGAGAATTGCTTTTATATTGCTTTGATATTGATGATTCATTTGGAAGCTAAAtaactcaattttttttgtaaactatTGGTTGCATTTTCTGGAACCTATTGGAACCTTTGATATTGAAGATTCCTTTGAAAGCTAAGTAACTCAATTTATTTGGAACCTTTTGGTTGTGGTTTTTGAGCTTCAATCAACTCAAAGCAAGGActgttcttttctcttttttttttttggctcttttatttttctacaaaagtGATTTAAATGCCTacttttttgctcttttttttcatcGGCTATTCTGTTTTTCTGCAAAAGATGTTCTTATCCTCCTGAACTTCTTGAATTTATTGCATGAGAAAATAATTCAAACTTCTTAGCTCGATCAAGCATTGATCTATAGGTCGACACAAGTAATGTTTAGTAAATTGAAATTGTCTTTATTCTATTTAGGTTGTGGTCTTCagctcattttctttttctatgcCTGAAGTTACAGCAAAAGTAGAGAGTTGAACAGTGTGAAAATTCTACAGAACCTGCCTACTTTGCAACGGTTGCTATATGGTCTTATTGGATGTTGGGAAATTTTCCTGCTAATAATTAGTCTACTTTTGATCTTATTAGTCAGTTATTCTCTGTCCGTTTTCATAGCTGCTCTTTTAAAGACTTCGGAATGTCTAAGAGCCATAGGCAATTAACACTAAGAAACTTGTTAGAATTCTTAGTTTTATGGGGCAGCTATTCACAATTATGTAATTCAATTTTTGGTACATTTTGTCTTGGCACTTTTGCTTCTGTTTACgagttcataatatttttttatttatttagtcaagTAGGATTTTGTGAAGGTTAAATTTAGAACATGACTCCAGAACCTGTCACCAATAAatacaagaaattgaattttttcAGGATAGTGTGGATAAAGGTACAATTAAAGGAAAAGTAATTTTACTATAAGTAAGAGTAGTAGCAATGGTCTAACAATTGATTGGCCTATTTACTTATTTGATAATTCCTTTGTaatatttgttttttatttgagTTCTGTCATTTTAATCTGAATCATGTGTTTCTCGAATTATCAAGTgtttggtttcaaaaatttatcaacTATTAGATAGCATCATCCTTAATTTTCATAATAAAATGTGAAGCTTTGATTGTAACATACGAAAGTTAAATTCATAGTTGATTTTGGCACATACAAAGTCCATGGTGACAAAGTACATTATCACACTCGTATAAATGCAAGTCGCATACCAATTGAGGATTGATATTGCTTGTATATATGCATCATAGCTATCAACTCCCTAAATAATTAATGCAaaactaatttttaatttaatatcATTACGCAAAATTGCATTTATACATTGACACCCTTTTAACTCATATGATTCCCATAataatatctttttcttttttttatagaaataaTGCAAACTTAGTAGACATAATTGAACAAATAACTTATATAATCTCACACCGCGCAAATGCGCGGTGTCATCCTCCTAGTTTGTTACTACATTTCTAGTGAACCTAAGCAACCCAAGGAAGGTTAAGGGTGAGCTGGCCAAAACAATATATGGTGCTGGTGCACATTTAAATATGCATAGATTCTTggcttctttgttttttttcttcttggcgGATCTTGGAACTGCCGTTGCCCCTACTTATTGGTTCTTACCTTGCTGTTGCTCTCGATGTTTGGGCAAGGGTCGCAGACTCGCATGTGGTGGTCTGCCCGGTCATTCATGTACAGTGAAACTGACATTGACATTGACAGTCACGTGAATCACGTAAATGCTTGAATGTGATGTACCACCTCCCCAAGTTCACGAGAATGCAACAAGGCCACTTGCTATAAAATAAAGCCTTGAAATTGGCACTTGTTCAAGGGTAATTTGAAAACTTAGGCCATGTTTTACAGCaattttctaaagaaaaattgctatattttacgtaaacatatttttcaatcattttttaaaatcatatatatcaaatcactataataatttttctacaaaaaatctataaaaatgcaatccaaacaaagccttaTTTGTCCACTATTAAACAGTTAATTATCATGATTGCGAAAAGATAATGCATTGACaaagttaaaataaaatacCCTTCAAAATAAATTAGTTGATGATTAGCCCAGCTAGGTAGGGATTATTAGTTAAT contains the following coding sequences:
- the LOC140014919 gene encoding proline--tRNA ligase, chloroplastic/mitochondrial-like isoform X2, encoding MLCSKRFGRTGRLVARVILQRDDVELVAINDPFITTDYMFTDENGQRQHVWQTSWAISTRFVGGIIMTHGDDTGLMLPPKLAPVQVWAL